The nucleotide sequence ATGGACATACCCTTGCAGCCATTGATCCCGGAAAATCGTATCTTTCGCCGTAGGAACAATCCGTCCCTGTGGAAAACGTTCCAGCGGATGATATCCCAGCGTTGAAGCTCCTAACCGACGGTAGAAATGGCGGGAGACAAATTCATCCAACGTCAGGTCGCTTTTATGTTCGATAATGGGGGTTAATAGGATAAATCCCAAATCGCTATACCGGTATTGTTTTTTTACCAGAAGCTTTGAATCCCTGATACCGTTGAAAATAGTATCCCTGAACGAGGTCATGAGGTACATATTTTCGGCTACAGGCAGCTGATGCCGGTTATCTATGGATGTCGTATAGTAGCCATCCTTGTATTTCCTTTGGATGTTAAGGTATGATCTTGCAGACAAGCGAATGCAATATAGCGGGCTTTGAAAGCGGGAAAGCAAAGTCTTGGATGTATCGCTCGCTTCCATGGTACTCATATAAAAAGGGATATATGGCTGCAAACGGGCCTGGTGGGTCAGCAAATCGATAAAGGTGATCCTGGATTTATCACTTTCTTTTAAAAAGGGTAAATGTTCTCCCAAGTGGTCACGTAATTTGACCTCATCCCTGTCATAAAAAAGCATGAAGGAAGGTAGTGCGGCAGCGATCTTTGTTATGGATGCCAGATCGTAGATATGTGCTGGATGGATCGGTTCCCCCTTTTCGTCATAACGGGTAGAGCCGTATTCCTTTTTCAGGAAGACAATCCCATTGCGTGCGGCTAAAACCTGGCAGCCGGGTAAAGCTTTATCTTCAATGGCAGCCTGGATCATCGTGTCGATCGATGATAATTTTTGCGCCACCATACCGGCTTCCTCGGGAATGGAATACTTTAGCCGGAGATTTCCTGCTGTTTCAATTCCATTGTGGTAGCGGTAGACAGAATCCACCGTCACAGGTAATTTCCCTTTTGCCGCGATCGATCCATAAAGTAATTGGGCAGTATAGTCCTGGAATAAGGGAGCATCCTGGTATGCGACTACAATTGCCGCCAGCTTGTCTTTATTCCTGAATCCTGACAGCGCATAAGGAGGTGCGAACATACAAAGTACGACATTAGTGATCTCCGATAGGCGGTCGACAAAAGAGAATATATTCGGGGCGATTCCGTATCTTCCGTCGGCCCGGTACCGGGTATTGTGTATTCCTACGATCACACGCGTATAATTTCTTTTCAATTCTTCATACAGGTATTTCTCATCCGACGCGGAGGTTTTTCCATCCAGGTAGTAATAGTTGTTTTCTTCATACAGCCTCAATGTCTCTAAAAACTGATTCGGTAACGACACCCCGGTAACTAATATCGCTGTTTTTTCCTGGCCCAGTTCCTTTAACGGAAGGATATCATGCCGGTTTTGGACAACGGTTAATGTGGCTTCAACCAATTTCCGGTTCAACAGATCGGCATTGGGGTGATTGATCTGAGCCAGTAACCGGGTTGTATCCACCGGCTGATAATCATCCAATCCTACCCATTGTTTGGCGGCAAGAATCCTACGGCATGACAGGTCAATCCGTTCCATACTGATACGTCCGCTATCTACAGCCGCTTTTACTGCAGATATCGCTACCGGAATATTATCAGGCATCAGTAGAACATCGGCTCCGGCTTCAATCGCCAATATTTCAAGTTCTCCAGGCTTGAAAAACCGGGTCACTCCTCTCATATTTAAAGCGTCCGTATAGACCAATCCTTTGAATTTTAAGGAATCCCTCAATATATCCGTCAGTACTTTCCGTGATAAAGATGCTGCCAGATTGGGGGTGGAATCCAGTCCGGGAACATGAACATGGGCGGCCAGTATTCCTGTCAGCTGGTGGTCGATCAATTCTTTATAAGGAAGCCACTCCAGGGTATCCAGCGACGCATACGACCCGTTGATCACCGGGAGGGAGTGGTGTGAATCAACGCTGGTATTCCCATGGCCCGGGAAATGTTTTGCGGCCGTGAGAATGTTTAGGCGTTGTAACCCATTCATATACAAGAGACTTTTCTTCATTACATCATGGCTGTTCTCTCCGAATGAGCGGATCCCGATCACCGGATTGTCCGGATTATTGTTGACATCCACTACCGGGGCGAAATTCAGATGTACGCCCATCCTGCGGCATTGCATCCCGATCTCAAGACCCATCCTATAGATGATATCCGCATCCTGAATAGCGCCTAGCGGCATCTGGCGCGGGAAGGAGATAGCACTATCCAGCCGCATGCCCAATCCCCATTCGGCATCCATCGCAATCATCAGCGGTGTCTGTGCCATTTTCTGGTATTGATTGGTGAGTATTGCCTGGCGTTTGGGGCCTCCCTGAAAGAATATCAAGCCACCCAAATGGTATTTCCTGATATATTCGCTGATGAGGTCCACATGTTTTTTATCTTTATTGGAATAAGCGGCGGCAAAGAATAACTGCCCGATGCGTTGTTCCGGGGTGAGGCTGTTGAATACAGAGTCTACCCACGGAGAATACAGGTCATCAAACGGATAATCCGCCTGATGATCTGGCACATTTGTGGCAGCGTGCCCGTAGAAAGTTCCGGTGATAAATATCCATATCACACCAAAAAGGAGTTTTTTCATTTGATCTCTCCTCCTGACTGCAATTTATCATTCATAAAATTCATGACACAAATATACCGTTTTCCGGGCGTATATACAAACTTTACCACAGTATACATGCACCTTATATAGGGTATAATGGGTTTATATTTCTTGATGTATGAATCATAACAAGAATAGATGGATAATTGTTCCCCTTGATCAGATAATATTACTATCAATCGATCCGAACCAAGGCCTGTTTATTTGTATTTTCATGAGTGAATTGTTTTAAGATCATGGGCAGCATAAAGTTTTGTTGTGGGTTTTCCATGTAATAATATGTTTAAATGGATCATGTCTATATTTTACACTATAGTTTTATTTTGTTTAAATTGTATTATATTTACCACGTAATAGGTTAATCTGGACAGCAATATGTCTGTGAAAAGTACTAAACCGGAAAGTATGAGGGATCTTAAGTTTATACAACAATTGTTTAGGACAAAAACGATATGAGTAGTAATGATGTCAGTAAATAGGATTTAGTGAATATATAAAGTCCTTTTGGATTGTCTAAAAATAAAAACAATACACAATTTAAATATTTATAATTAAATTGTAATTGCATCTATTTTTGTTAACGATAATTTGGGCGGAAAAACGCTTGATTATTAGTGTGGATAGTTAAAGAATTAATGATCAAAGAAATGAAAAGGTATTTATTCGTATTGGCAACGACGGTACTAAGTCTTTTAAATTTATATGCGAATGACACTATTGCATATAAGTTGAAAAGTAAGTTAGATTGGTCAGATTTTGGAATGACTCCCAATTTTGATGATTCTTCTAAAATTCATTGGGAGCCTACAATTGTAACTTATACAAAGAAAGTTGATATTTGGTTCGGAACCATTAAAGTTGAATCATTTGTAGGCTTTTTAAAGGATTCTTCTTGGGTAAAACCAGAATTCAAAACTGATTTAATGTTGGATTATGTACAGTTAAAATATGAAATAGCAAATTTATATGCTAAGAAAGTGGAAACGGAAATTAATAAGAAGAAAATCAATGCCGCAATGACCAGAAAGATTAGTAAAATTATTGAATCACATATTGAAAATATGAATTCTATATTGGAGCGATATGACATTGAAACCAATTTTGGTGCTAATCAAAATATGATAGAAAAGTGGAGGGGAAAATTTATAAATGGAAATATAGAGTAAAAAGCTATTATTAACAAGTACATTGATATAATGCGAGGTGTAAGTTTACAAAACTTTATTAGGATACCTGTAGGTTTATCGGATCTCTGCCTCCATAAAAACGCTGGAGATTATGTGCAAGCAGTAAAGAGATTGTCGATATAATGTAGTGAGTAAGCAAAAACACGATAAAAAATAAGGTAGAAAAGTTATGATGAAGTATAGAACAAAACTTTTGATTGGTTTCATTTTTTCAAACATGTTCTTTTGTGCCGGACAACAATCTGTATTTTATGAATCCGTACCAATTTATGAAATCGGAGAACCTGTTACAAATTGTGATATAAACATGAAGAACCTTCTTAATAATTGGGTATCGGAAAAGATTGTTAATGCTAATGAATATGATTTTTTAGAGTGGTCTTTTGTCGAAACACTGAGTGATAGTTCCCGCTATGCTTATTACAGGAATTATTTTTCAGGAACTGAACCAGTTTATAATACCCAAAGAGGGAAGAGTGGATATTCGTATCCAGATGGAAAAGAATATGATTCGTTATGGGTTTATCCCGGATTTATTCATTCCGAATTTTATGATACAAGAGGGTTACCTGATGAAGCACAAACAATTTTATCAGAAGATGTCAGGCTGAATGCAAAAGATATCCTTTTTAAAGAATTAAATATTGATACAGTAAAACTTATTTATCACTTTTACTACAAAACAGATTCGATTGAAAGTTTTCAAACTACAAGGAACGGCTTCGATGTTTACAACAAATCTGCTCATATAGTCTCCCATAATATTGCATCTATTGATTCTTTATCGGAGAATTATATTGATGTTGTTATGAAAAAGAAAAAAAGTTACCATGACCTAGCAATTGAAGAATTAAGGGAATTATTGTTGGAAGAATTATTAATAGGACGGATCGTTAAACAACTTAGTTTTAACGAAAAGGTAGAAATCGGAGATAAAGTATATGTAATTAAATTCAAACACAAAGAAAAGTTTTATAATAATTATATTGTTTGTAGCTCGGAAACAAATAAAGTGGTTATGGATTACTTTTTTTCAGGTATTACTTTAAAAAATGAAAAATGAAAAATGAAAAATGAAAAATGAAAAATGAAAAATGAAAAATGTTCGCTATATAATTGATTGAAAATGGTTTATTTATATGTGTTTAGGGTGAAAAACTCACTATTGCTCGAGCGTTAGGTATCATTTCTGAAAAACAACTGGTGAAAATTCATGGGATCTGAAATTAGATGGTTTAAGTGACTGTAATATAGGTATATAATTGAAAAAGAAAATGAATAAAATTTATCAATTTGTGGTAGTTTTTGTATTAATGTGCAACATTGAAACTATAGACGCACAAAAAACAAGCAACCATTTAATGCCGGTTGGTGGGAATTATGATGTCTATGATTATAGCTTTGAATACAGCTCCAAAGTACGTAAAGTACTATTCAATGGATTGACAGACAGACCTGAAATCAGGTTTCAGGTGATGCCCTCATTTACTCCTGAAAATGTTTTAGATATAGAACATGACCGGGATAGTAACCGATATTACATCATCTACCACATTTGCGAACAAATGATATGGTCGAATAAAAATTGGGAGAAGGTTAAGGTAAACAGATTCAAATCAGAGATCGATCATGAATCTGTTAAATTAATAAAATCACTATTTGAGACGGCAACTGCGCAAACCAGATATCCGGAGAGAACTTTCGGCCCGGATGGATCTGAGATAATAACTGTAGGATTTGATGGAGAAAATTACTATTTCTCTGTATTTATAAGTGGATATGGAATAAGATCGGGAACAGTATGGTCTCCAACCAAAGGAACAAAAATGGAAAAACTCGTTGCAATAGGAAATAAGTTGATTGAATTAGCGAAGTCTGAGAAAGAAATGGTGACTATTGATAGGGATTTACGAAAATCAATAGAAAATCTGATAAATGAATTGAAATAAAGAACTTTAACCGTCGCACATCGTGAAGGTCGACGAATGAGTAGTTACATCGCTAAATGAGTGTTACATCGCTAAAAGAAAGTATATCCATACAATGCAGTGAGTTGAATTACAAAGGTTTTTCCTGTGTAAATGAAAAATATAATTGTATACAATAAACCATCTATTGTTGTGTGCAAGCCGCGACAGTACGATGGATCAGGAAATACGAAAAGAACAAACAATAATATAGCGTGAGTTCGATGTAAGAATACTGCACATAAGTGATTGATTCTTTGTTCTTTTTTACGCCGAAAAAAGAACCAAAAACGGCTCGGCAATTTAAACGCGCTCCGCCTGGACGGCTTTGCTTGGACGGAAAATTGCCAGTATGGTAGGCTTCGCCTGGATAAACGGGCAAAATGCCCGATCTTTTTATGAAGGAATAGTGTATGATGTTTATTAAAATTAAATTAAATTAAATTAAATTAAATCGTTTCATTAGATTGAGCTCACGTTAATATGAGCCACTTCAATACGGGGGGTATTTAATAGAAAGAAACAGAAAAACAAAATCAGTATGTAAAATGAATAATCAAGAAAAAAATGTAATTTTACCAATAAGACAATGTGGGTGATACACTCGCACAAACAGGAGATAAAAATGTGGATTGGGATCAATCAAGATAAAATTGGGCGTTATGGCTGAACAGTTGTTATTTACTTCGCGGGATGAATTCAGGAATTGGTTGCAGAATAATTGTCTGTCAGATAGCGGTGTTTGGCTATTATTCGGAAAGTCGGGCGGACCGAAAACCATAAAAGCAGATGAAGCGCTCGAAGAAGCCCTTTGTTTCGGTTGGATTGACGGACAAATGCAAAGTATTGACGATAAAACCTATATAAAATATTTCTCTTTACGCAGGAAAAACAGTAAATGGTCGGATAAAAACAAGGCTTTGGTTGAAAAACTTGAAAAGCAGGGAATAATGACCGATTATGGCAGAGTGAAAATAGAGGAAGCAAAGAAAAATGGGCAATGGAATATTTCTAATTCGCAGATAGTTGGGGATGAACAAATAGAGGCCTTATCAAATGTATTGAAAGAATATGAGCAGGCCTATACGAATTTTATGGCAATGTCCCCATCTGTAAAAAAGACATATACACGGGCATATTATGATGCTAAGACGGACGAGGGGCGCGTTAAGCGTTTATCATGGATCGTCGACCGGTTGAATAAAAATCTAAAGCCAATGTAGGTACCTCATTTTGGACAAAGGAAATAAATGGATGCAGCATTACAATTAAAAATTGATTTAGAGAAAGGACAAAGCTATTCCGAAAGTGAGATACTTGAAAAGCTTTTTGAATCGGAATTAGTGAAAGAGCTTACTCATGACTTTCCCGGGAAGCCATTATCGCTTGTGTGGCGTTTGATCTGTATCAGTGAGGTCCCATTCGGCCATTTGCTGGCATATACTAAAAAGCTGATCGATAAGGTATATGCATCTTTTTCCACCCCTTTTGGATTTTCCTTGAGCGGAGACGAAAAGAATTTCCTTCCTTGTTATAATGCGATGATTGTTTCGGCTCTCTGCCGTTTGGGACGGGCAAAAGACCAACAGGTCACTTCTGCATTGAATTGGATTTATGAAAACCAGCCAATGGAAAGGGGAATTGTTGTGGATCTTTCTGAATTCCGCTTTGATAGATTTGGCGGTTGTTTCAAAAACACACCTTGTTATATTGGTCTGGCGAAATCGGTAATCGCTTTGCAAAATTACCGGAAAGCGACCAGCGAATTAAAATATGACTCAAAGCTGAGAAAAGGAACAGATTACATGTTACAGCATAAATTGTTCAAACGGCTAAGTAAGGACCAACCCATCAATCAACATATAACGGATATATCTTTCCCCGAATCTTACCATTTGAATGTCGTGGAATTGATACGATTCGTACATGATGCAAAATTGTTAAATGACGATCGGACAAAAGACCTGATCGATTTTTTAAAGAGCAGGCAAACGAAAGATGGAAACTGGAAGATTAATTATAAGTATAAGGCAGATGGATATACCGTTTTCGATAAGGGAAGAGGGGTAAGCAAATGGACAACATATGTTATAAAATGGTCGTTAAATATGGAATGAACTGCTCCTGACAGTTGGTTTGACTTTGTTGAGTTCGCAAGTTCGGTTGGCATCAGGTGGGGTTTAGTTGGAGATTGACAGTTCATGCGAATATGTTCACCAAACGCCAGGCTGCTCGAATGTTGAAGCCAGCCTACCGAAAAGGAGGCACAATCAGTAATGAAAAATAGAAATGTATGCAATAATAATACGGTAATTTTAATGAGAAAAATAATGGAAGTAGCAGTATTACTTTTTGATGATTTTGAAACATTGGACGTTTTTGGTCCCGTTGAGATTTTGGGTCGGCTCACAGATCTCTATACAGTGAGGTTTTTCTCTATAAATGGCGGACAAATAGTAAACAAACATGGAGTTTCTATCCTGACAAAGAAATTGGAAAACATCAAAACGACAGATATTTTTTTAATACCCGGTGGTTTGGGTACACGAAAAGAAGTTAAAAATAATTTGCTCATTGATAAAATTAGAGAAATATCAAATATGAGTAAATATGTATTGACTGTTTGTACAGGAAGTGCCTTGCTTGCAAAGACAGGTTTGCTGGACAATAAGGATGCAACATCGAATAAAAAGGCATTCGATTGGGTAGTCACAAACGGAGTAAACGTTAAGTGGAATAAAAAAGCCCGGTGGACGGCTGATGGAAAATTTTACACATCGTCAGGAGTAAGTGCCGGAATGGATATGACTTTGGGATTTTTGAGCGATATACACGGGGTTGAATTTGCAAGAAAGATTGCGTTTGAAATTGAATACAATTGGACGGAAAATAAGGATAATGACACTTTTAAAGCCAATTAACGAATTTTTTCATTTATATCTGTAGCATTGGATATGTGGGAAATCTGTATACCAAAAGGAAAAATATCGATCATTAAACTACCGGCCGTCAGGTATCATTCATGTGAAACAGCCAAAGAAAATCTATGAGATATTAAGTACGACAATTTATATGTTTAAAAATGAATAATATAAACAGATAAACAAATGGATAAAATTTATCAATTAGCTATAGTTTTTGTTTTAATATGCAATATTGGAACAATGGTTGCACAAAAAACAAGTAGCCATTTAATGCCGGCTAGGGGAATTTATGATGTCTATGATTACAGCTTTGAATACAGCTCCAGGGTACGTAAAATACTATTTAATGGATTAACAGACAGACCTGAAATCAGGTTTCAGGTGATGCCCTCATTTACTCCTGAAAATGTTTTAGACATAGAACATGACCGGGATAGCAACCGATATTATATCATTTACCACATTTGCGAACACATGATATGGTCGAATAAAAATTGGGAAGAAGTCAAGGTTAACAAATTCAAATCAGGGATCGATTATGAATCTGTTAAGTTAATAAAATCGCTATTTGAGGTGGCAACTGCCCAAACCAGGTATCCGGAGAGAATTATTAATCCGGATGGAACGGAGATGATTACATTAGGAGCTGATGGAACAGATTATTACTTCTCTGTATTCATAAGTGGACATGGAATAAGATCGGGAACTGTATGGTCTCCAGACAAAGGATCGAAAATGGAAAAGCTCGTTGCGATTGGGGACAAATTGATTGAATTAGTGAAATCTGAGAAAGAAATGGTGGCTGTTGATATAGAATTACAAAAATCAATAGAAGATCTGATAAATGAATTGAAATAACGGACGCTTAACAAAGTAGTTTTGCTGTATATTGTTCGGCAAATGATAAGGAACGATAAGTTCGGTGAAGTCTTTGTCGGATAGCAATTCTAATGCCGCTTGGGATATATACTAATAAAAACCTGATATATATGTCAGAATTTTATTTTTGATAGATACATGTTTTTAATTATCATTTTATTTTGTTTAAATTGATTATATTTACCACGTAACAGGTTAACTTAACTTGTAGTATAATTATGGAGAGTATTTATTCTGCAACATAAGGGGGTTTTAAATTTTATATAACAGTTGTTAAGGTAAAAACGACATTGATATACGCACTAATGTCAGTAAATAAAGATACACAATACACATTTTATATGATATGATGCGTTTGATATCCGGTTTTTAATCTGTTTATTTTTAACTTTAATGGTCATTATATGACGCGAGCCGAACAGTTATTTTTTTGTAAGAAATGTATCAATCGAAAGATGGACATGAAACAAGGTTTGATTTGTAGTCTGACTGATGAAAAAGCCTCGTTTCAGGATGAGTGTGTTGAATTCGTGTGTGATAGATCAGTAAAAGAGAGGCCTCTGGATGATAAAGATGGAATGCAACCAGATGAGATAAAGCAAAAATTATCTCCTGAAATAGTTGAAAAATTAAGAATGGAACAACGATTAATATTGGGTATTTTATCCGGATTAATAGTCGGGGCTGTCGGAGCGATATTGTGGGGAATTATTTCCGTTACAACCGGATTTCAAATTGGATATATGGCGCTTGCAATTGGAGCGGGAGTCGGATTGACAATTAGAAAATTTGGAAATGGAATTGACACGATTTTTGGATATTGGGGTGCCGGGATTTCGTTATTTAGTGTTTTACTAGGCAATTTTTTAAGTATTACCGGGCTTATTGCAAACTCGGAAGGATTAGAATATATCGAAACTTTAATATTATTCGATTATAGTTATTTACCTCAGGTAATGGGAACGACATTTGGCTTAACTGATCTGGTCCTATATGGAATCGCAATGTTTGAGGGATATAAATTTTGTTTCAGGAAGATTACGGTAAAAAGAATTATGGAATTAAGACAAACGAATGAGCATATAACAAACCTCTGACTGGCGTTTTAATGTAATGCCAGGCAGGTGCGGCGGTAAAGATATTCGTCTTGAAAAAACATCATAGAGAAATTTAATTTATTTCTTGGTGAATCCCGTACGAATAATGCCCTTTACAGGCAACTCGCCCGGATTTGATATGCGAAAATGGTACTGTAATGTTAAAAGGAAAATAATAGTTTTAGAAGGATAAATCGATCATCCGTCAAAATAAGAATTGATATGATTATCTAAAAAACCAAAAACATGATGAACATACTCCGCAAAATGAGCGTTATATTCGTTACTCTTATTGCTTTTCACCTGTTTGCCTGCAAAAGCGTGCACAAGTCAGTCGATGTAAATAAAATCTATTTTGGCAATATAGATGAAAATCCTATGTTTAATGGTAAGCCTGCTGAAGACGGATTTCGCGAATATTTAGCTAAAAATACCATTTATCCGGTAGGAGCCATGGAAAATGGCATTACCGGGTGTGTTTTTGTGGGATTTTTCATAGAAGAGGGTGGTACCATCAGTAATGTAAGGATAGTTGGCAGCGGACATCCGGTACTTGAAACAGAAGCCTTGCGGGTGGTTATTTCATCGCCGAATTGGTCACCTGGAAGAG is from Bacteroidales bacterium and encodes:
- a CDS encoding serine hydrolase codes for the protein MKKLLFGVIWIFITGTFYGHAATNVPDHQADYPFDDLYSPWVDSVFNSLTPEQRIGQLFFAAAYSNKDKKHVDLISEYIRKYHLGGLIFFQGGPKRQAILTNQYQKMAQTPLMIAMDAEWGLGMRLDSAISFPRQMPLGAIQDADIIYRMGLEIGMQCRRMGVHLNFAPVVDVNNNPDNPVIGIRSFGENSHDVMKKSLLYMNGLQRLNILTAAKHFPGHGNTSVDSHHSLPVINGSYASLDTLEWLPYKELIDHQLTGILAAHVHVPGLDSTPNLAASLSRKVLTDILRDSLKFKGLVYTDALNMRGVTRFFKPGELEILAIEAGADVLLMPDNIPVAISAVKAAVDSGRISMERIDLSCRRILAAKQWVGLDDYQPVDTTRLLAQINHPNADLLNRKLVEATLTVVQNRHDILPLKELGQEKTAILVTGVSLPNQFLETLRLYEENNYYYLDGKTSASDEKYLYEELKRNYTRVIVGIHNTRYRADGRYGIAPNIFSFVDRLSEITNVVLCMFAPPYALSGFRNKDKLAAIVVAYQDAPLFQDYTAQLLYGSIAAKGKLPVTVDSVYRYHNGIETAGNLRLKYSIPEEAGMVAQKLSSIDTMIQAAIEDKALPGCQVLAARNGIVFLKKEYGSTRYDEKGEPIHPAHIYDLASITKIAAALPSFMLFYDRDEVKLRDHLGEHLPFLKESDKSRITFIDLLTHQARLQPYIPFYMSTMEASDTSKTLLSRFQSPLYCIRLSARSYLNIQRKYKDGYYTTSIDNRHQLPVAENMYLMTSFRDTIFNGIRDSKLLVKKQYRYSDLGFILLTPIIEHKSDLTLDEFVSRHFYRRLGASTLGYHPLERFPQGRIVPTAKDTIFRDQWLQGYVH
- a CDS encoding YdeI/OmpD-associated family protein; the encoded protein is MAEQLLFTSRDEFRNWLQNNCLSDSGVWLLFGKSGGPKTIKADEALEEALCFGWIDGQMQSIDDKTYIKYFSLRRKNSKWSDKNKALVEKLEKQGIMTDYGRVKIEEAKKNGQWNISNSQIVGDEQIEALSNVLKEYEQAYTNFMAMSPSVKKTYTRAYYDAKTDEGRVKRLSWIVDRLNKNLKPM
- a CDS encoding DJ-1/PfpI family protein → MRKIMEVAVLLFDDFETLDVFGPVEILGRLTDLYTVRFFSINGGQIVNKHGVSILTKKLENIKTTDIFLIPGGLGTRKEVKNNLLIDKIREISNMSKYVLTVCTGSALLAKTGLLDNKDATSNKKAFDWVVTNGVNVKWNKKARWTADGKFYTSSGVSAGMDMTLGFLSDIHGVEFARKIAFEIEYNWTENKDNDTFKAN
- a CDS encoding energy transducer TonB, with amino-acid sequence MMNILRKMSVIFVTLIAFHLFACKSVHKSVDVNKIYFGNIDENPMFNGKPAEDGFREYLAKNTIYPVGAMENGITGCVFVGFFIEEGGTISNVRIVGSGHPVLETEALRVVISSPNWSPGRVNGNPVKMSYIIPFNFKLNNVNTLSSLNKAELPVEALLFKEVVIMGFGGTKKENIVSRN